From one Lolium rigidum isolate FL_2022 chromosome 4, APGP_CSIRO_Lrig_0.1, whole genome shotgun sequence genomic stretch:
- the LOC124708164 gene encoding uncharacterized protein LOC124708164: protein MVKLATAREARLYGPALTVRRWEYINAGAYVFGTLLLAAGLAAVCASSDGGVRAAGLVVAAAALVIVAAVNAHDLGAHLAGVDCRVGLVRFDPQLALVELLVPALNAAGCVLAIVGVAFLLSQSDGRERHAASTMLAGALLWLLGSALNACQVYERADGRAQLLQSSVQVPVLVGSLLFLVAAVLNRRDPVERWTMCLCGSVLWLLAALFNVVKVFMMHQSDAPRLEKLRGGAQEWLSRDREGRVPLVWRSAAPPTELR, encoded by the exons ATGGTGAAGCTGGCGACGGCGAGGGAGGCGCGCCTGTACGGGCCGGCGCTCACGGTGCGGAGGTGGGAGTACATCAACGCCGGCGCGTACGTCTTCGGGACGCTGCTCCTGGCCGCGGGGCTCGCGGCGGTGTGCGCGTCGTCCGATGGCGGCGTCAGGGCGGCGGGGCTCGTggtggccgccgccgcgctcgtgATCGTGGCGGCCGTGAACGCGCACGACCTGGGCGCGCACCTCGCCGGCGTCGACTGCCGCGTCGGGCTCGTCCGGTTCGACCCCCAGCTCGCCCTCGTCGAGCTGCTCGTGCCGGCGCTCAACGCCGCCGGCTGCGTCCTCGCCATCGTTGGCGTCGCGTTCCTCCTCTCCCAG AGCGACGGCCGGGAGCGGCACGCGGCGAGCACGATGCTCGCGGGCGCGCTGCTCTGGCTGCTGGGCTCCGCGCTGAACGCGTGCCAGGTGTACGAGCGCGCCGACGGCCGCGCGCAGCTGCTGCAGTCCAGCGTCCAGGTCCCCGTGCTCGTCGGCAGCCTCCTctttctcgtcgccgccgtcctCAACCGCCGCGACCCGGTCGAGAGGTGGACCATGTGCCTGTGCGGGAGCGTGCTCTGGCTCCTGGCCGCCCTGTTCAACGTCGTCAAAGTGTTCATGATGCACCAGAGCGACGCGCCGCGGCTCGAGAAGCTCCGCGGCGGCGCGCAGGAGTGGCTCAGCCGTGACCGCGAGGGCCGCGTGCCGCTCGTCTGGAGGTCGGCGGCGCCGCCCACCGAGCTGCGCTGA